The proteins below are encoded in one region of Pseudomonas entomophila L48:
- a CDS encoding ribonucleotide-diphosphate reductase subunit beta: MLSWDEFDKEDGEVAAKANTPAQAAATTLDKLDSAGGAAALEARAATATDSDAVKRAKAALDALDIAEGLAELEGSSARVAVDEKRMINCRADLNQLVPFKYDWAWQKYLDGCANHWMPQEVNMTADIALWKSMDGLTEDERRIVMRNLGFFSTADSLVANNLALAVYRLITNPECRQYILRQAFEEAIHTHAYQYCIESLGMDEGEIFNMYHEIPSVAKKAAWGLKYTRAISDPEFNTGTVETDKELLRNLIAYYCVLEGIFFYCGFTQILSMGRRNKMTGVAEQFQYILRDESMHLNFGIDVINQIKIENPHLWDAAMKEEATQMILQGTQLEIEYARDTMPRGVLGMNAAMMEDYLKFIANRRLTQIGLKEEYPGTTNPFPWMSEIMDLKKEKNFFETRVIEYQTGGALSWD, encoded by the coding sequence ATGCTGAGCTGGGACGAATTCGACAAAGAAGACGGCGAAGTAGCCGCCAAGGCCAACACCCCCGCGCAGGCCGCCGCCACTACCCTCGACAAGCTCGACAGCGCCGGCGGTGCCGCCGCCCTGGAAGCCCGCGCCGCCACCGCCACTGACTCCGACGCCGTCAAGCGCGCCAAGGCTGCGCTGGACGCCCTGGACATCGCCGAAGGCCTGGCCGAGCTGGAAGGCTCCTCGGCCCGCGTCGCGGTCGATGAAAAGCGCATGATCAACTGCCGCGCCGACCTCAACCAGCTGGTGCCGTTCAAGTACGACTGGGCCTGGCAGAAGTACCTGGATGGCTGCGCCAACCACTGGATGCCGCAAGAGGTCAACATGACCGCCGACATCGCCCTGTGGAAGAGCATGGACGGCCTGACCGAAGACGAGCGCCGCATCGTCATGCGCAACCTCGGCTTCTTCTCCACCGCCGACTCGCTGGTGGCCAACAACCTGGCCCTGGCCGTGTACCGCCTGATCACCAACCCCGAGTGCCGCCAGTACATCCTGCGCCAGGCCTTCGAAGAGGCGATCCACACCCACGCCTACCAGTACTGCATCGAGTCGCTGGGCATGGATGAAGGCGAGATCTTCAACATGTACCACGAGATCCCATCGGTCGCGAAAAAAGCCGCCTGGGGCCTGAAGTACACCCGCGCCATCTCGGACCCGGAGTTCAACACCGGCACCGTCGAAACCGACAAAGAGCTGCTGCGCAACCTGATCGCCTACTACTGCGTACTGGAAGGCATCTTCTTCTACTGCGGCTTCACCCAGATCCTGTCCATGGGCCGCCGCAACAAGATGACCGGCGTCGCCGAGCAGTTCCAGTACATCCTGCGCGACGAGTCCATGCACCTGAACTTTGGCATCGACGTGATCAACCAGATCAAGATCGAGAACCCGCACCTGTGGGATGCCGCGATGAAGGAAGAGGCTACCCAGATGATTCTGCAGGGTACCCAGCTGGAGATCGAATACGCCCGTGACACCATGCCACGCGGTGTGTTGGGCATGAATGCGGCGATGATGGAGGATTACCTCAAGTTCATTGCCAACCGTCGACTGACCCAGATTGGTCTGAAGGAAGAGTATCCGGGGACTACTAACCCGTTCCCTTGGATGAGCGAGATCATGGACTTGAAGAAGGAGAAGAACTTCTTTGAGACTCGGGTTATTGAGTATCAGACTGGTGGTGCTCTGAGCTGGGATTGA
- a CDS encoding ribonucleoside-diphosphate reductase subunit alpha, which translates to MQTDTTRENPQALAPQAESNQDLTATAPGQLRVIKRNGTVVPYTDDKITVAITKAFLAVEGGTAAASSRIHDTVARLTEQVTATFKRRMPSGGTIHIEEIQDQVELALMRAGEQKVARDYVIYRDQRAKERATRANTDAVVEPHPSIRITLADGSLAPLDMARLNTIISEACEGLAEVDGELIQRETLKNLYDGVALKDVNTALVMTARTLVEREPNYSFVTARLLMDTLRAEGLGFLNVADSATHHEMADLYAKALPAYVEKGVEFELLDPALKGYDLERMGKAINHERDQQFTYLGLQTLYDRYFIHKDGVRFELPQVFFMRVAMGLALEEKDKEARAIEFYNLLSSFDYMASTPTLFNAGTLRPQLSSCYLTTVPDDLSGIYHAIHDNAMLSKFAGGLGNDWTPVRALGSYIKGTNGKSQGVVPFLKVVNDTAVAVNQGGKRKGAVCAYLETWHLDIEEFIELRKNTGDDRRRTHDMNTANWIPDLFMKRVFDDGKWTLFSPSEVPDLHDLTGKAFEERYEYYEALTEYNKIKVFKTIQAKDLWRKMLSMLFETGHPWLTFKDPCNLRSPQQHVGVVHSSNLCTEITLNTNKDEIAVCNLGSINLPNHIVDGKLDTAKLQRTVNTAVRMLDNVIDINYYSVPQARNSNFKHRPVGLGIMGFQDALYLQHIPYGSDAAVEFADKSMEAVSYYAIQASCDLADERGAYETFQGSLWSKGILPLDSQQILIEARGQKYIDVDLTESLDWAPVRERVKKGIRNSNIMAIAPTATIANITGVSQSIEPTYQNLYVKSNLSGEFTVINPYLVRDLKARGLWDSVMINDLKYYDGSVQQIERIPQELKDLYATAFEVETKWIVDAASRRQKWIDQAQSLNLYIAGASGKKLDVTYRMAWYRGLKTTYYLRALAATSTEKSTINTGKLNAVSSGGDSAPVQAAGPAPVPKACAIDEPDCEACQ; encoded by the coding sequence ATGCAAACCGACACGACTCGCGAGAACCCGCAGGCTTTGGCGCCGCAGGCCGAATCCAACCAGGATCTGACTGCCACCGCTCCAGGCCAACTGCGCGTGATCAAGCGCAACGGCACTGTCGTCCCCTACACCGACGACAAGATCACCGTGGCCATCACCAAGGCGTTCCTCGCAGTTGAAGGCGGCACCGCCGCCGCCTCGTCGCGCATCCACGACACCGTCGCGCGCCTGACCGAGCAGGTCACCGCCACGTTCAAGCGTCGCATGCCATCGGGTGGCACCATCCACATCGAAGAAATCCAGGACCAGGTCGAACTGGCCCTGATGCGCGCCGGCGAGCAGAAAGTCGCCCGCGACTACGTGATCTACCGCGACCAGCGCGCCAAAGAGCGCGCCACCCGCGCCAACACCGACGCCGTGGTCGAGCCGCACCCAAGCATCCGCATCACCCTGGCCGACGGCAGCCTGGCGCCGCTGGACATGGCCCGCCTGAACACCATCATCAGCGAAGCCTGCGAAGGCCTGGCCGAAGTCGATGGCGAGCTGATCCAGCGCGAAACCCTGAAGAACCTCTACGACGGCGTGGCCCTGAAAGACGTCAACACCGCCCTGGTGATGACCGCCCGCACCCTGGTAGAGCGTGAGCCGAACTACTCGTTCGTCACCGCCCGCCTGCTGATGGACACCCTGCGCGCCGAAGGCCTGGGCTTCCTGAACGTCGCCGACAGCGCCACCCACCACGAGATGGCCGACCTGTACGCGAAAGCGCTGCCGGCCTACGTCGAGAAAGGCGTCGAGTTCGAACTGCTGGACCCAGCGCTCAAAGGTTACGACCTGGAGCGCATGGGCAAGGCGATCAACCACGAGCGCGACCAGCAGTTCACCTACCTGGGCCTGCAGACCCTCTACGACCGCTACTTCATCCACAAGGATGGCGTGCGCTTCGAGCTGCCGCAGGTGTTCTTCATGCGTGTGGCCATGGGCCTGGCGCTGGAAGAGAAAGACAAGGAAGCCCGTGCGATCGAGTTCTACAACCTGTTGTCGTCCTTCGACTACATGGCCTCGACCCCGACCCTGTTCAACGCCGGCACCCTGCGCCCGCAGCTGTCCAGCTGCTACCTGACCACCGTGCCGGACGACCTGTCGGGCATCTACCACGCGATCCACGACAACGCCATGCTGTCGAAATTCGCCGGTGGCCTGGGCAACGACTGGACCCCGGTACGCGCCCTGGGCTCGTACATCAAGGGCACCAACGGCAAGTCGCAAGGCGTCGTGCCGTTCCTGAAAGTGGTCAACGACACCGCCGTCGCCGTGAACCAGGGTGGCAAGCGCAAAGGCGCCGTGTGCGCCTACCTGGAAACCTGGCACCTCGACATCGAAGAATTCATCGAGCTGCGCAAGAACACCGGTGATGACCGCCGTCGTACCCACGACATGAACACCGCCAACTGGATCCCTGACCTGTTCATGAAGCGCGTCTTCGATGACGGCAAGTGGACCCTGTTCTCGCCATCGGAAGTGCCTGACCTGCACGACCTGACCGGCAAGGCCTTCGAAGAGCGCTACGAGTACTACGAAGCCCTGACCGAGTACAACAAGATCAAGGTGTTCAAGACCATCCAGGCCAAAGACCTGTGGCGCAAGATGCTGTCGATGCTGTTCGAGACCGGCCACCCGTGGCTGACCTTCAAGGACCCGTGCAACCTGCGTTCGCCGCAGCAGCACGTGGGCGTGGTCCACAGCTCGAACCTGTGCACCGAGATCACCCTGAACACCAACAAGGATGAGATCGCGGTCTGCAACCTGGGCTCGATCAACCTGCCGAACCACATCGTCGACGGCAAGCTGGACACCGCCAAGCTGCAACGCACCGTGAACACCGCCGTGCGCATGCTCGACAACGTGATCGACATCAACTACTACTCGGTGCCGCAAGCGCGCAACTCGAACTTCAAGCACCGCCCGGTTGGCCTGGGCATCATGGGCTTCCAGGACGCGCTCTACCTGCAGCACATCCCGTACGGTTCGGACGCTGCGGTCGAGTTCGCCGACAAGTCGATGGAAGCGGTCAGCTACTACGCGATCCAGGCTTCCTGCGACCTGGCCGACGAGCGCGGCGCCTACGAGACCTTCCAGGGTTCGCTGTGGTCCAAGGGCATCCTGCCGCTGGACAGCCAGCAGATCCTGATCGAGGCCCGTGGCCAGAAGTACATCGACGTCGACCTGACCGAGAGCCTGGACTGGGCACCGGTGCGCGAGCGCGTCAAGAAAGGTATTCGTAACTCGAACATCATGGCCATCGCGCCGACCGCGACCATCGCCAACATTACCGGCGTGTCGCAGTCCATCGAGCCGACCTACCAGAACCTGTACGTGAAATCGAACCTGTCGGGCGAATTCACCGTGATCAACCCGTACCTGGTCCGCGACCTGAAGGCCCGCGGCCTGTGGGACTCGGTCATGATCAACGACCTGAAGTACTACGATGGTTCCGTGCAGCAGATCGAGCGTATCCCGCAAGAGCTGAAAGACCTGTACGCCACCGCGTTCGAAGTCGAGACCAAGTGGATCGTCGACGCCGCCTCCCGTCGCCAGAAGTGGATCGACCAGGCCCAGTCGCTGAACCTGTACATCGCCGGCGCTTCGGGCAAGAAGCTGGACGTGACCTACCGCATGGCCTGGTACCGTGGTCTGAAGACCACCTACTACCTCCGTGCCCTGGCCGCGACCAGCACCGAGAAGTCGACCATCAACACCGGCAAGCTCAACGCCGTGTCGAGCGGCGGCGACAGCGCCCCGGTCCAGGCCGCAGGTCCTGCGCCAGTGCCGAAGGCTTGCGCCATCGACGAGCCGGATTGCGAAGCCTGCCAATAA
- a CDS encoding response regulator transcription factor has protein sequence MDQPANRILIVEDDQRLAELTAEYLQANGFEVAVEGDGGRAARRIIDSQPDLVILDLMLPGEDGLSICRRVRGQYAGPILMLTARSDELDQVQGLDLGADDYVCKPVRPRLLLARITALLRRSEAPERRQDLTFGPLHIDSRQREARLGGQLIELTGAEFDLLWLLASNAGRVLSREEIFTSLRGVGYDGQDRSIDVRISKIRPKIGDDPITPRLIKTLRSKGYLFVGEAP, from the coding sequence ATGGACCAGCCAGCAAACCGCATCCTCATCGTCGAGGACGACCAGCGCCTCGCCGAGCTCACCGCCGAATACCTCCAGGCCAACGGTTTCGAGGTGGCGGTGGAGGGCGACGGTGGCCGCGCTGCGCGGCGCATCATCGACAGCCAGCCCGACCTGGTGATCCTCGACCTGATGCTGCCTGGCGAGGACGGCCTGAGCATCTGCCGCCGCGTGCGTGGCCAGTACGCCGGCCCCATCCTCATGCTCACCGCCCGCAGCGACGAGCTCGACCAGGTCCAGGGCCTGGACCTGGGCGCCGACGACTACGTCTGCAAGCCGGTACGCCCACGCCTGCTGCTGGCGCGCATCACGGCCCTGCTGCGCCGCAGCGAAGCCCCGGAGCGGCGCCAGGACCTGACCTTCGGCCCGCTGCATATAGATAGCCGCCAGCGTGAGGCACGCCTGGGTGGCCAACTCATCGAGCTGACCGGCGCCGAATTCGACCTGCTCTGGCTGCTGGCCAGCAACGCCGGGCGGGTGTTGTCCCGCGAGGAGATCTTCACCTCGCTGCGCGGCGTCGGCTACGACGGCCAGGACCGCTCCATCGACGTGCGCATCTCCAAGATCCGCCCCAAGATCGGCGACGACCCGATCACCCCGCGCCTGATCAAGACCCTGCGCAGCAAGGGCTACCTGTTTGTCGGCGAGGCGCCATGA
- a CDS encoding ATP-binding protein, whose protein sequence is MNSIFLRIYGGMLAVLVLVAVLGVLSLHLVNEIRAGQHRERLAQGTFSLMADNLAQQNAVERTRSLVIWERLLGVPLDLQPMSGFTLDGGQRARLYRDLVVVEKTGPHAARVLRRVGHEDVLLVAEVKQISEQLARATLYLLADELVRYPVTEQQARLAQLRQSKGFGFDIALQRIERAALDDDQRRRVEEGDTVMALGKDGDSIRVFSGLAGSPWVLEIGPLYQLNPYPPQLLILIAFLGLCLIGLVVYLLVRQLERRVSGLEVAASRIAQGSLDTRVPAGDADSVGRLAAAFNGMAEHLQRSLTMQRELVRAVSHELRTPVARLRFGLEMIECASTEQARAKHLAGMDGDIQDLDRLVDEMLTYARLEQGAPALHFRVVDLDELLARVIEELAPLRAEVKVVRGECQGLEGAGARVEAEPRYLHRALQNLVSNAMRHAESEVRLSYQIGQQRCRIDVEDDGPGIPEGVWDRIFTPFTRLDDSRTRASGGHGLGLSIVRRIIYWHGGRALVGRSEQLGGACFSLSWPREQPRD, encoded by the coding sequence ATGAACTCGATCTTCCTGCGCATCTATGGCGGCATGCTCGCCGTGCTGGTGCTGGTGGCCGTGCTCGGTGTGCTCAGCCTGCACCTGGTCAACGAGATCCGCGCCGGCCAGCACCGCGAGCGCCTGGCCCAGGGCACCTTCAGCCTGATGGCCGACAACCTGGCGCAGCAGAACGCGGTGGAGCGCACCCGCTCGCTGGTGATCTGGGAGCGCCTGCTTGGCGTGCCGCTGGACCTGCAACCGATGTCGGGCTTCACCCTCGACGGTGGGCAGCGTGCGCGCCTGTACCGCGACCTGGTCGTGGTCGAGAAGACCGGCCCGCATGCGGCCCGGGTACTGCGCCGGGTCGGCCACGAAGATGTGTTGCTGGTGGCCGAGGTGAAGCAGATCAGCGAGCAGTTGGCCCGCGCGACTCTTTATCTATTGGCCGACGAACTCGTGCGCTACCCGGTGACCGAGCAGCAGGCGCGCCTGGCGCAGCTCAGGCAGAGCAAAGGTTTTGGTTTCGACATCGCCTTGCAGCGCATCGAACGGGCGGCGCTGGACGACGACCAGCGGCGTCGGGTGGAGGAGGGCGATACGGTGATGGCGCTGGGCAAGGATGGCGACTCGATCCGCGTGTTCTCGGGGCTTGCCGGGTCGCCTTGGGTGCTGGAGATCGGCCCGCTGTACCAGCTCAACCCCTATCCGCCGCAATTGCTGATCCTGATCGCCTTTCTGGGGCTGTGCCTGATCGGGCTGGTGGTCTACCTGCTGGTGCGCCAGCTGGAGCGGCGGGTGTCGGGCCTGGAGGTGGCGGCTTCGCGCATCGCCCAGGGCAGCCTGGACACCCGGGTGCCGGCGGGCGACGCCGACTCGGTCGGGCGCCTGGCCGCTGCCTTCAATGGCATGGCCGAGCACTTGCAGCGCTCGCTGACCATGCAGCGCGAGCTGGTGCGGGCGGTGTCCCACGAGCTGCGCACGCCGGTGGCGCGGCTGCGCTTCGGCCTGGAGATGATCGAGTGCGCCAGCACCGAGCAGGCGCGCGCCAAGCACCTGGCCGGCATGGACGGCGACATCCAGGACCTGGACCGGCTTGTAGACGAGATGCTGACCTACGCCCGCCTGGAGCAAGGCGCGCCGGCCCTGCATTTCCGAGTAGTGGATCTGGATGAGCTGCTGGCGCGGGTGATCGAGGAGCTGGCGCCGCTGCGGGCCGAGGTGAAGGTGGTGCGGGGTGAGTGCCAGGGCCTGGAGGGTGCCGGCGCCCGGGTTGAAGCCGAGCCGCGCTACTTGCACCGTGCCCTGCAGAACCTGGTGAGCAATGCCATGCGCCATGCCGAATCCGAGGTGCGCCTGAGCTATCAGATCGGCCAGCAGCGTTGCCGCATCGATGTGGAGGACGACGGGCCGGGGATTCCGGAAGGTGTCTGGGACCGGATTTTCACCCCGTTCACCCGGCTCGATGACAGTCGCACCCGTGCGTCCGGTGGGCATGGGTTGGGCCTGTCGATTGTGCGCAGGATCATCTACTGGCATGGCGGCCGCGCCTTGGTTGGGCGCAGCGAGCAGTTGGGCGGCGCCTGTTTCAGCCTGAGCTGGCCGCGTGAGCAACCGCGCGACTAG
- a CDS encoding 4'-phosphopantetheinyl transferase family protein has product MNRLPTCCAPLQHHWPLPRPVAGAVLVSCAFDPANLAPDDFQRAGITQTASLQRSVAKRQAEYLAGRVCAREALRILDGRDHAPASHEDRSPIWPAGIHGSITHGQGWAAAVVAADGPCRGLGLDQETLLSEERAERLAGEILTPPEMERLDRSQQALAVTLTFSLKESLFKTLYPLTKQRFYFEHAELLSWSADGHARLRLLTDLSPEWHHGVELDGQFCVQDDHLLSLISV; this is encoded by the coding sequence ATGAACAGACTCCCGACCTGCTGCGCCCCCCTTCAGCACCATTGGCCCCTGCCCCGCCCGGTCGCCGGCGCGGTGCTGGTCAGCTGCGCCTTCGACCCGGCCAACCTTGCGCCCGACGACTTCCAGCGCGCCGGCATCACCCAGACCGCCAGCCTGCAACGCTCTGTCGCCAAGCGCCAGGCCGAATACCTGGCCGGCCGGGTCTGCGCCCGTGAAGCCCTGCGGATCCTGGACGGCCGCGACCATGCGCCGGCCAGCCACGAAGACCGTTCCCCCATCTGGCCGGCCGGCATCCATGGCTCGATCACCCACGGCCAAGGCTGGGCTGCGGCGGTGGTCGCCGCCGATGGCCCGTGCCGTGGCCTGGGCCTGGACCAGGAAACCCTGCTGAGCGAGGAGCGCGCCGAACGCCTGGCCGGCGAAATTCTCACGCCCCCGGAGATGGAGCGCCTGGACCGCAGCCAGCAGGCCCTGGCCGTGACCCTGACCTTCTCGCTCAAGGAGAGCCTGTTCAAGACGCTCTACCCGCTGACCAAACAGCGCTTCTACTTCGAGCACGCCGAACTGCTGAGCTGGTCCGCCGACGGCCACGCCCGCCTGCGCCTGCTCACCGACCTGTCGCCCGAATGGCACCACGGCGTCGAACTCGATGGCCAGTTCTGCGTGCAGGACGACCACCTGCTCAGCCTGATCAGCGTCTAG
- a CDS encoding dienelactone hydrolase family protein, translated as MRYLLALALLCSTALAQAAVQTREIRYQDADGTALIGYYAYDDAVEGRRPGVVVVHEWWGLNDYAKRRARDFAALGYNALAIDMYGDGKHTDHPQDAQAFMAAAMKDPEAAARRFDAGLELLKLQPNTNKHQLAAVGYCFGGKVVLDAARRGEKLDAVVSFHGALVTQTPAKPGVIRAKILVEHGEADSMVTPEQVAAFKAEMDAAGADYKFVGIPGAKHGFTNPDADRLSHGEHGGPDIGYDKAADESSWKDMQAFFKTAFD; from the coding sequence ATGCGTTACCTGCTTGCGTTGGCCCTGCTGTGCAGTACCGCCCTCGCCCAGGCGGCGGTGCAGACCCGCGAGATCCGCTACCAGGATGCCGACGGCACCGCCCTGATCGGCTACTACGCCTACGACGACGCCGTCGAAGGCAGGCGCCCCGGCGTGGTGGTGGTGCATGAGTGGTGGGGGTTGAACGACTACGCCAAGCGCCGCGCCCGTGATTTCGCGGCGCTGGGCTACAACGCCCTGGCCATCGACATGTATGGCGACGGCAAGCACACCGACCATCCGCAGGACGCCCAGGCGTTCATGGCGGCGGCGATGAAAGACCCCGAGGCAGCGGCCCGGCGCTTCGATGCTGGCCTGGAACTGCTGAAACTGCAGCCCAACACCAACAAGCACCAACTGGCCGCCGTGGGCTACTGCTTCGGTGGCAAGGTGGTGCTGGATGCCGCGCGCCGGGGTGAGAAGCTCGACGCCGTGGTGAGCTTCCATGGCGCGCTGGTGACCCAGACGCCGGCCAAGCCGGGGGTGATCCGGGCGAAGATCCTGGTAGAACACGGCGAGGCTGACAGCATGGTCACGCCGGAACAGGTGGCGGCGTTCAAGGCGGAAATGGATGCGGCCGGGGCAGACTACAAGTTCGTCGGGATCCCCGGGGCCAAGCACGGGTTCACCAACCCCGATGCCGACCGCTTGAGCCATGGCGAGCATGGCGGGCCGGATATCGGCTATGACAAGGCGGCGGATGAGAGCTCGTGGAAGGATATGCAGGCGTTCTTCAAGACCGCGTTCGATTGA
- a CDS encoding outer membrane protein, whose translation MKTLNTLIAAMAVCAAGLTTVAQADDNFASLTYGQTSDKVRKSGLLQRNTDHLNADGIIGKDDTWGVRVGKINDQGRYYMTYDNVSGDHSGVKLRQENLLGSYDLFLPIGDTTKLFGGGSLGMTKLTQDSPGARRDTDYGYAVGLQAGVLQEVTDNTSVELGYRYLRSNASTEIGSHGGPKDGTLRLTSSAQTYLAATYKF comes from the coding sequence ATGAAAACCCTCAATACTTTGATCGCCGCCATGGCCGTTTGCGCCGCCGGCCTCACCACCGTCGCCCAGGCCGATGACAACTTCGCCAGCCTGACTTACGGCCAGACCAGCGACAAGGTGCGCAAGTCCGGCCTGCTGCAACGCAACACCGACCACCTGAACGCCGACGGCATCATCGGCAAGGACGACACCTGGGGCGTGCGTGTGGGCAAGATCAACGACCAGGGTCGCTACTACATGACCTACGACAACGTCTCGGGCGATCACAGCGGCGTCAAGCTGCGCCAGGAAAACCTGCTCGGCAGCTACGACCTGTTCCTGCCGATCGGCGATACCACCAAACTGTTCGGCGGCGGCAGCCTGGGCATGACCAAGCTGACCCAGGATTCGCCCGGCGCGCGTCGCGACACCGACTACGGCTACGCCGTTGGCCTGCAGGCCGGCGTGCTTCAGGAAGTGACCGACAACACCTCGGTCGAGCTGGGCTACCGTTACCTGCGCAGCAATGCCAGCACCGAGATCGGCAGCCATGGCGGCCCGAAAGATGGCACCCTGCGCCTGACCAGCAGCGCGCAGACGTACCTGGCGGCTACCTACAAGTTCTGA
- a CDS encoding response regulator, whose translation MKLLVVEDEALLRHHLFTRLGEGGHVVQAVANAEEALYQAEQYNHDLAVIDLGLPGMSGLDLIRQLRSLGQTFPILILTARGNWQDKVEGLAAGADDYVVKPFQFEELEARLNALLRRSSGFTQSTIAAGPLVLDLNRKQATLDDAPLALTAYEYRILEYLMRHHQQVVAKDRLMEQLYPDDEERDPNVIEVLVGRLRRKLEGDNGFKPIDTVRGLGYLFTERCR comes from the coding sequence ATGAAATTGCTGGTGGTCGAGGACGAGGCGCTGCTGCGTCATCACCTGTTCACGCGCCTGGGCGAAGGCGGGCACGTGGTCCAGGCGGTGGCCAACGCGGAGGAAGCCCTGTACCAGGCCGAGCAGTACAACCACGACCTGGCGGTGATCGACCTGGGCCTGCCGGGGATGAGCGGGCTGGACCTGATCCGCCAGCTGCGCAGCCTTGGCCAGACATTCCCCATTCTGATTCTCACCGCACGCGGCAACTGGCAGGACAAGGTCGAGGGCCTGGCCGCCGGGGCCGACGACTACGTGGTCAAACCCTTCCAGTTCGAAGAGCTCGAGGCGCGCTTGAACGCCTTGCTGCGCCGCTCCAGCGGCTTCACCCAGTCGACCATCGCCGCCGGCCCCCTGGTGCTCGACCTCAACCGCAAGCAGGCCACACTGGATGACGCGCCGCTGGCGCTGACCGCCTACGAGTACCGCATCCTCGAATACCTCATGCGCCACCACCAGCAGGTGGTGGCCAAGGACCGGCTGATGGAGCAACTGTACCCCGACGACGAGGAGCGCGACCCCAATGTCATCGAGGTGCTGGTCGGCCGCCTGCGGCGCAAGCTCGAAGGGGACAACGGCTTCAAGCCGATCGACACCGTGCGTGGCCTGGGCTACCTGTTCACCGAGCGCTGCCGATGA
- a CDS encoding ATP-binding protein: MIRSLRVRLMLAAAVLALLFMLALLPALQKAFSLALQESIEQRLASDVTTLISAARVEHGQLQMPALLPDERFNLPYTGLLGYIFDRQGKLVWQSRATRNQNINYQPRYDGRGNEFARIHQTDGEEFFVYDVEVKLLGGKSAAFSIVALQPVSEYHATLSGLREKLYLGFGAALLALMVLLWAGLTWGLRSLRRLSRELDEVESGARDGLSREHPRELLRLTGSLNRLLRSEREQRQRYRDSLDDLAHSLKTPLAVLQGVGEGMAQGKSEPEQARVLQSQIDRMSQQIDYQLQRASLRKSGLVRHQVELKPLLDSLCSTLAKVYRDKRVEVSLDVPAQARVPMEQGALLELLGNLLENAYRLCLGQVRVSLREVPGRLDLWVEDDGPGVPPHQRERILERGERLDRQHPGQGIGLAVVKDIIDSYDAELSLGDSVLGGAAFRIAFRLE; encoded by the coding sequence ATGATCCGCTCGCTGCGCGTGCGCCTGATGCTGGCGGCGGCGGTGCTGGCGCTGTTGTTCATGCTGGCGCTGCTGCCAGCCTTGCAGAAGGCCTTCAGCCTGGCGTTGCAGGAGTCGATCGAGCAGCGCCTGGCCTCGGACGTGACCACCCTGATCTCTGCAGCGCGTGTCGAACATGGCCAGTTGCAGATGCCCGCCCTGTTGCCCGACGAGCGCTTCAACCTGCCGTACACCGGCCTGCTGGGCTATATCTTCGATCGCCAGGGCAAGCTGGTGTGGCAATCGCGGGCCACGCGCAACCAGAACATCAACTATCAACCGCGCTACGACGGGCGCGGCAACGAGTTCGCGCGCATTCACCAGACCGATGGCGAGGAGTTCTTCGTCTATGACGTGGAGGTCAAGCTGCTGGGGGGCAAGAGCGCGGCGTTCAGCATCGTGGCGTTGCAGCCGGTGAGCGAGTACCACGCCACCCTGAGCGGCCTGCGCGAAAAGCTCTACCTGGGTTTCGGTGCGGCCTTGCTGGCACTGATGGTGCTGCTCTGGGCCGGCTTGACCTGGGGGCTGCGTTCGCTGCGTCGGCTCAGCCGCGAGCTGGACGAGGTGGAGTCCGGCGCCCGTGACGGTTTGAGCCGCGAACATCCGCGCGAACTCTTGCGCCTGACGGGCTCGCTCAACCGCCTGCTGCGCAGCGAGCGTGAGCAGCGTCAGCGCTATCGCGATTCCCTCGATGATTTGGCCCACAGCCTGAAAACGCCGTTGGCGGTGCTGCAGGGGGTGGGCGAGGGCATGGCCCAGGGCAAGAGCGAGCCCGAGCAGGCGCGGGTGCTGCAAAGCCAGATTGACCGCATGAGCCAGCAGATCGACTACCAGTTGCAGCGCGCCAGCCTGCGCAAGAGCGGCCTGGTGCGCCACCAGGTCGAGCTCAAGCCGCTGCTCGACAGCCTGTGCAGCACCTTGGCCAAGGTGTACCGCGACAAGCGTGTCGAAGTCAGTCTCGACGTGCCTGCCCAGGCACGAGTGCCGATGGAGCAGGGCGCCTTGCTCGAGTTGCTCGGCAACCTGCTGGAGAACGCCTACCGGCTGTGCCTGGGGCAAGTGCGGGTGAGCCTGCGCGAGGTGCCTGGGCGGCTGGACCTGTGGGTCGAGGACGATGGCCCGGGTGTGCCCCCTCACCAGCGCGAGCGCATTCTCGAGCGTGGCGAGCGGTTGGATCGCCAGCACCCGGGGCAGGGAATCGGGTTGGCGGTGGTCAAGGACATCATCGACAGCTATGACGCCGAGTTGAGCCTGGGGGATTCGGTGTTGGGTGGCGCTGCGTTCCGGATTGCCTTCCGTTTGGAATGA